Proteins encoded within one genomic window of Methanothrix harundinacea 6Ac:
- a CDS encoding Bcr/CflA family efflux MFS transporter: MTIPSSARRQKYLGDKGLVALITFLSAFVPLSTDLYLPALPGMALYFGVSADLANLTLILFFVFFGAGTLFWGPLSDRYGRRPVLLAALSIYTAASLGCALSGDIHQLIAFRIFQAVGASGAFAVATAMVKDVYESKRREPILAMVQSMVLISPVAAPVLGAILLRFVSWRGAFWALALIGLLALLGGLALVETIGERSGGSLLGALGRIFRVAKNPGFSTLLLLFSLPGISSMAFIAASSYIYINGFGVSPQVYSYYFAANAVGMISGPMIYMRVSRRLRRRSIIAASFGAIAGSGLLISIFGERAPWLLAAALLPATISASLVRTPATNLMLEQQRGDTGSAAALMSFFGIFAGSLGMTVISLDWTDPIPVLGMMNLLVGLASGGLWLLIGNKSYVVAVPERYLPRGSARR; this comes from the coding sequence GTGACTATCCCCTCCTCCGCCCGGAGACAGAAGTATCTCGGAGATAAGGGGCTCGTCGCCCTCATCACCTTCCTCAGCGCCTTCGTCCCCCTCTCGACCGACCTCTACCTTCCCGCCCTCCCCGGGATGGCCCTCTACTTCGGCGTCTCCGCAGACCTCGCAAACCTCACCCTAATTTTGTTCTTCGTATTCTTCGGTGCGGGGACGCTCTTCTGGGGCCCCCTCAGCGACAGGTACGGCCGAAGGCCCGTCCTTCTCGCGGCCCTCTCGATATATACGGCGGCGAGCCTCGGCTGCGCCCTCTCCGGCGACATTCATCAGCTGATAGCCTTCCGGATCTTCCAGGCGGTCGGGGCGAGCGGCGCCTTCGCCGTCGCCACCGCCATGGTCAAGGACGTCTACGAGAGCAAGAGGAGGGAGCCGATCCTGGCGATGGTCCAGTCGATGGTTCTTATATCGCCGGTGGCGGCCCCCGTCCTCGGGGCGATCCTCCTCAGGTTCGTCTCCTGGAGGGGGGCGTTCTGGGCCCTCGCCCTCATCGGCCTCCTCGCCCTTCTGGGAGGCCTGGCCCTGGTGGAGACGATCGGCGAGCGGAGCGGGGGCTCCCTCCTCGGGGCCCTCGGCCGGATCTTCCGCGTGGCGAAGAACCCCGGCTTCTCCACCCTCCTCCTCCTCTTCTCCCTCCCGGGGATATCCTCGATGGCCTTCATAGCGGCGTCCTCCTACATCTACATAAACGGCTTCGGCGTCAGCCCCCAGGTCTACAGCTACTACTTCGCCGCAAACGCCGTCGGGATGATCTCCGGCCCCATGATCTACATGCGGGTCTCCAGGAGACTCCGGCGGAGGTCGATCATCGCCGCCTCCTTCGGAGCGATCGCCGGAAGCGGCCTCTTGATCTCGATCTTTGGAGAGAGAGCCCCCTGGCTATTGGCGGCGGCCCTCCTCCCGGCGACGATCTCCGCAAGCCTGGTCCGAACCCCGGCAACGAACCTGATGCTGGAGCAGCAGAGGGGGGATACGGGGTCGGCGGCCGCCCTCATGAGCTTCTTTGGGATCTTCGCCGGCAGCCTAGGGATGACGGTGATCTCCCTGGATTGGACCGATCCGATCCCCGTCCTGGGGATGATGAACCTCCTCGTCGGCCTCGCCTCCGGCGGTCTCTGGCTCCTGATCGGAAATAAATCGTACGTCGTCGCCGTCCCGGAGAGGTATCTCCCCCGGGGAAGCGCGCGGCGCTGA
- a CDS encoding SDH family Clp fold serine proteinase: MYDPLLLQIGSESLFSNVWVLLFLFLFLVPMLQRRFLEQSRRRLLVKMGKRRRSVVVTLIHRQEVLTFLGIPLARYIDIDDSEQVLRAIRTTPKDVPIDLILHTPGGLALAATQIALALKAHPARKTVIIPHYAMSGGTLIALAVDEIIMDPHAALGPVDPQLGDHTGSYPATSLVKLLEKKKIDEVDDKTIVLADQAEKALRQMDGLVRTILDGRCDGEKVDLIIEEFVSGKYTHDHPFIAEDARRLLGECVNTDVPPEVYDLMKLYRMEVARRRPGVEYVPVTGK; the protein is encoded by the coding sequence ATGTACGACCCCCTCCTCCTCCAGATCGGATCCGAATCCCTCTTCAGCAACGTCTGGGTCCTCCTCTTTCTCTTCCTCTTCCTCGTCCCCATGCTCCAGAGGAGGTTCCTGGAGCAGAGCAGGAGGAGGCTCCTCGTCAAGATGGGCAAGAGGAGGAGGTCTGTAGTGGTGACCCTCATCCACCGGCAGGAGGTCCTGACCTTCCTCGGGATACCCCTGGCGAGGTACATCGACATCGACGACAGCGAGCAGGTCCTCAGGGCGATAAGGACCACCCCCAAGGACGTTCCCATCGACCTCATCCTCCACACCCCCGGGGGGCTCGCCCTCGCCGCGACCCAGATCGCCCTAGCCCTGAAGGCCCACCCGGCCCGAAAGACGGTGATCATCCCCCACTACGCCATGAGCGGCGGAACCCTCATCGCCCTCGCCGTCGACGAGATCATCATGGACCCCCACGCCGCCCTCGGCCCCGTCGATCCCCAGCTCGGAGACCATACCGGCTCCTACCCCGCCACCTCCCTCGTAAAGCTCCTGGAGAAGAAGAAGATCGATGAGGTGGACGACAAGACGATCGTCCTCGCCGACCAGGCCGAGAAGGCCCTCCGGCAGATGGACGGCCTGGTGAGGACGATCCTGGACGGCAGGTGCGATGGCGAGAAGGTGGACCTGATCATCGAAGAGTTCGTCTCGGGGAAGTACACCCACGACCACCCCTTCATCGCCGAGGACGCGAGGCGGCTTCTGGGGGAGTGCGTCAATACCGACGTCCCCCCCGAGGTCTACGACCTGATGAAGCTCTACCGGATGGAGGTGGCGCGGCGGAGGCCCGGCGTCGAGTACGTCCCCGTGACGGGGAAGTAG